The sequence below is a genomic window from Lolium perenne isolate Kyuss_39 chromosome 4, Kyuss_2.0, whole genome shotgun sequence.
TCTGGTCgtggaggcggaggccgacgcCCCGCGGCAGGAGCTCGTGCATCGGGAGGTGGAGGTCCAGGAAGGAAGACGACGGGAGAACGTTGCGATAGGATAAGATTTGGGTGGTTGGGGACGTGAGCTGGTGTCGTGGTGGGCCTTTTTTTTCTTTCACGCGTGGTACACGGAGGAGCCGGGGGATCAGAACGCTGTTCCCCCGGGGGAACCTCAGCCGATTCGCCATTGCGTGTATATATACTTGCCGCCGATCCACACCGACATGCATAAAGCTCTTCCAAAGATCGCCTGCTTTCCCTTCCAGTCCACACGCGCGCGCGGCCGTCTCCCTCCACTCCGAACCAAGCACCGCAAGCGGTCGTCGATCGAGTGCCATGGCCGCCGGCAAGCGACCCGCCGCCGGCCAAGCGACGACCGCCCAAGGATCGGCGACACAAGGACGCAAGAGGAGCCGCACCGACGAGTACGACGACGTGGCCTGCCTCGGCGAGGGCGGCTTCGGCGCCGTCGTCATGGCGCGCAACCGCGCCACCGGCAAGACCGTCGCCATCAAGCGCCTCTCCACGCCGTCCGCGACCAGCGTCGCCGACCTCCAGCGCGAAGCCGGGTTCCTCAGGGCCTGCAGCGGGAACCCCTACGTGGTCGGCTTCGAGGCCCTGGTGGTGCACCCGGCCACCGGCCGCCTCTCCCTCGTCATGGAGCACGTCGCCGGGCCGAACCTCCACAATTTCCTCCGGGACAGGCGCCACGGCCAGCCGCTGCCGGAGCCCACGGTGCGCGCCTTTATGTGGAAGCTGCTCACCGGCGCCAAGATGATGCACGCCCGCCACGTCGTCCACCGCGACATCAAGCCGGCCAACATCCTCGTCGGCCAAGACGGGGAGCTCGTCAAGATCTGCGACCTCGGGCTCGCGGTTTCCATGGTCGAGCCTCCGCCCTACACCCAGGCCGGCACCCCGTTCTACACGGCGCCAGAGATGCTGCTGCAGAAGCCGGACTACGACACGCTCGTGGACACCTGGTCGCTCGGCTGCGTCATGGCCGAGATGCTCGCCGGCGGCAAGGCGTTGTTCCGTAGCGGAGAAGATGACTACGTGGACGAGATATCACAGCTGTGGAGCATAATCCGAGTGCTCGGCATGCCGGACGAGAGGACGTGGCCGGGGTTCGACTCTCTGCCGCTCGCCATGGCGCTGCAACTGCTACCGCTACCGGCCGGGCACGAGCACAACAGGCTACGGGATCTGTTCCCCGAAGAGAGGCTGTCACATGAAGGATTCCAGGTGCTGCAAGGCCTACTCACGTGCAACCCCGACAAGCGACTCACGGCGGCCAAGGCGCTCAAACACCCATGGTTCTCTGCTCCTCGTCCCGCCGTCGCGTTGCCGAGAACGAAGGCGACTCCGCGCAGTTTCATCCCACCGGCGGCACCAGAGAAGAACGTACTCAAGAATCCAGTGGCGATGTGGAACGCACAACGAGTGTAGAGAAACCATGTAGTAAAACTGTTTCATGGCAGAGCTTGAATGATTGATCCGTGTAAATCTTAGACAGAATTGTAAAGAAACTATATAACTGTTGTATGCAGAATTGAACTGCAGCCTTCTTTTCAGATTATGTGATTGTTCTGTTTATTTGGGAGAGATTAATAGATCCATTCTGTTTATATGACCTAAACGTTGTACTACTGTAGTTCAAGTGTATGAAATTCAGAACGGCGTGCTGAATGCCTGAATCATATCCTACATTCTGCTGCACTTGTGCATGTACATGCCCAACTGGTTGCGCAGATACAAGTTGAGAAAGGCAAAAGAAAAAAGACCACATGAAGAGACTGAGATCGACATAGATGAGAACCATGCAAAATATTGAGTGATCACCCATCTTAATCGAATAATCGTGGATCATCCGGGTCTCCTCGTAAATATTGCGAGCTCTACTTCAATCTGCTAGAGCTGTATATACTTAGTTGGCTCTCAATCTTATCAATGTCGAGCTTCCTTTTTGCAGTTTAAGGTGGTTGTTTATTTGTTCATTTTTCCAGTGTTTTCCTCTCTTGATTCTTCTCAAAGCTCGGGTTTTGCATCTAGCTTGAAGTAGGTCCTTCCCCTTGGCCTTTCTCACCTGAGCTGCGGTCATCAAGGTAGGTGACGGGTGAATTGTTGCCACGTTTCTTTCTTTGAGATGAATCACGACTGTGACTTTTTCTGTGAGAGGCGCATAAAGACCTTTCCACTTGGGATATTCTTATTTCTCCTCCCAAAAATTGTGTCAAGGTAAAATGTTTAACGCCATGTTTGGCCGCATAGAAATACAAAGCAAGAAACACGTGTACATATAGTggaaagaaataagatacattcaCATATATAGCAAATATATATTAGCATTGTTGGGGAAGGGGAACGtgtatagaaaacaaaaaagatCCTACGTATAACCAAGATAATATGCGAGAGAGGAGGCAACAGATCGTACCCTCGTAGATCGATCTAAGCTCCTCTCCAGGAACAAGAACTATAGTAGCTTTATCATTGTAATTAAGCACCCATTTAAGTACGTGGGTGGTTATTGTTTTAGCGGGAAAACAACATGCATACCCTATTgcccgtcatcttcaaaaatATCCAATGCATGCATCTCGGCATCAATCTTGTTCATAGTGGTTTCTAGACCCCTGGCGGTTCATTCGTCTTTCCCTGGTTCTTCTTTTCCCTCACTCGCGTCTGCCCCTGTCGCTCCCTACtccaaagagaagaagaaggaggagaagagggGGCTGACATTCATGGaagatgtaatatcccaggtttagaggttacaaaatgagagaaaaccaaagtgtgcattgcattcatgcatagaaaatccagggacgcgctttcaaataaaacttaccacagtaactgaagtttcacttgacttgctgaaattaaagtagatcatcaagtcaagcgctataaacttcactgtgatctttgctaaaaccttgttttgggtagagatgatttgatctatgggctagatcaaatggaattagcttTGCAATAACAACACCTTGAGTAAgggtcaactacaagatcttataaaagatctcaacattctttaagaatcaaactctaACTTATTAGCACTTAAAATTTAGCAACTacttttgtgtgtaatttaattcacttctaaacttcttaccaaattgtagggattcgttgcatagaaaacaaaaaatttcctaccgtgagaacgcaatccaagccaagatacaatctagaagacgggagcaacgaggggatgagcgagactcacccttgaagatttccaaagcctacaagatgaggctcttgttgctgtggtagacgatcacttgccgctttcaaaagcgcgtagaagatcttgacggtgccacaatcgggcagcacctccgtactcggtcacacgttcggtgttgatgaagatgacgtccttctccccgttccagtgggcagcggaagtagtagctcctccttgaatccggcagcacgacggcgtggtggcgatggagatctccggcagagcttcgctaagcgtatgcgggagaggtggaggaggtgggcggctagggtttgggagaggggctggtggccggccactatgaggggtgcggccagctatggctttggtgtggccggcaccctccccttgtccctcattatataggtggaacacccaagagttggtctacaagtcttcgaataagaccccaaaccaaaaccttacatatgacatgaaacctacccatggtgggattcccacttgaggtgggattcccacctttccttgggagggggtggccggccaccttggtggagtccacctgggactccacccctctagggttggccggtcaagcttggtggagtcccgggactccaccttccatagtgatttcttccggacttttctagaaccttctagaaccttccataaatgccccggatcattttcaaacttataaaatgacttcctatatatgaatcttattctccggaccattccggaactcctcgtgatgtccgagatcccatccgagactccgaacaaaacttcgaactccattccatattcaagttccactaatacaacatcaaaccttaagtgtgtcaccctacggttcgcgaactatgtagacatggttgagaactctctccgagcaataaccaatagcgggatctggagatccataatggctcccacatattcaacgatgactttagtgatcgaatgaaccattcacatacgataccaattccttttgtcacgcgatattttacttgtccgaggtttgatcatcggtatctctctataccttgttcaacctcgtctcctgacaagtactctttactcgtaccgtggtatgtgttctcttatgaactattcatatgcttgcaatctatttagacgacattccaccgagagggcccagagtatatctatccgtcatcgggatggataattcccactgttgatccatatgcctcaactcatactttccggatacttaatcccacctttataaccacccat
It includes:
- the LOC127296897 gene encoding putative cyclin-dependent kinase F-2, with protein sequence MAAGKRPAAGQATTAQGSATQGRKRSRTDEYDDVACLGEGGFGAVVMARNRATGKTVAIKRLSTPSATSVADLQREAGFLRACSGNPYVVGFEALVVHPATGRLSLVMEHVAGPNLHNFLRDRRHGQPLPEPTVRAFMWKLLTGAKMMHARHVVHRDIKPANILVGQDGELVKICDLGLAVSMVEPPPYTQAGTPFYTAPEMLLQKPDYDTLVDTWSLGCVMAEMLAGGKALFRSGEDDYVDEISQLWSIIRVLGMPDERTWPGFDSLPLAMALQLLPLPAGHEHNRLRDLFPEERLSHEGFQVLQGLLTCNPDKRLTAAKALKHPWFSAPRPAVALPRTKATPRSFIPPAAPEKNVLKNPVAMWNAQRV